Genomic window (Apis cerana isolate GH-2021 linkage group LG1, AcerK_1.0, whole genome shotgun sequence):
TATCTACGTAATCTATGGTAGAACtactatataatagatatatgatataatatgtttacTATCAGATGATGTCacttttatgcaatttttaatctaattttttgcatatagtatttttttttataatttataataaattttaattttaataaaggtaaataataattgataaactattttaaaaataataaatataaaatacaaaattttagatttttatatataagaaataattaagaattacaataattttttattaggttatatttatattgaataaaaatgttttttttatatatttattgcaaatttatttggaaaatagaaaaataccaAAACACAATTTccagatatataaaatcttagtatagatactatattttatatatatatttcataaacgcaaattaaatataaagtatattattttaaattattttttagatatgacAAAGGAACAGAACtcaagaaatttatcaaataacacATTATTAAATGCAACagcacataatataatatgtgaaaatgatttgaatatattattgatacaaGGAActgataaagaaattataaatatgacaaaaaaagaaattattgaaaatttatttttattagaaaaacaaTCCCACATAGAATATTTTGTTACTAGACCagttttaaaacttattgatCTTAATTTATGCAATAGTCAACTTTATGATATACCTAATTCTTTAAAGATGCTAaaagaattacaatatttaaatttaaataataattgtttatcttTCTTATCAGATGTAATCTGTGAATTAcatcaattgaaaaaattatatgtttctcagaataaattgaatcaaCTTCCCAGTAATTTaggaaatttattgaatttagaggttttatctttaaatacaaattatttaacaaatcttCCAGATTCATGtgcaagattaaataaattagaaattctttatcttaatgataataaatttaaatggattCCAAATTGTATAAGCaaaggaatgaaaaatttgcaaattcttgaattttcatgcaacataaattcaaaattggatttttatcCTCTGAGTACTAATTTAACTACATTTTatgcagaaaaaaataatgtctgTCTTTCATTTCCAAAATGGATATTGaattccaaatataaaaaacttgaaactGTATCACTGAATGAAACAAGATTTCAAACATTAAATTTGCCAAAGAAATCATCTATATcctatgttaaaaaattattaatgaaacaatGCAATCTTAGCACTGAAGATATTGAAACCATAATTATTGGAATGACAAATCTTGAAGAActaataattggaaatggaaaagtatgttatcaaaatttttttacaactatgcctattaatacaaaaaaaattttatctagtCTCAAAACAATTGACATATGTAATACGGGACTTTCAAGCATAcctgaaataataaacaaatttaccaATCTATCTGAACTAAATTTAGGttacaataatatctttttcttgccagaagaaatttgttctttaaaaaatttgagtaaattaataataaataataatcatttgacAAATCTTCCTGAAAATATTGGAGAATTGACATTgttagaagaattaaaattacgtcataattatttaaatgaattacctgaaagtataaaattattgcacaacttaaaatatatagatctttataacaatgaatttgaaatggtaccagaaataatatttaatttaccaaATCTGAAAGGATTagattttgaacaaaattatttttcaactgaATGTTTATGGGTAAGGACATAAGTACAAAAGATATGGTTTCATGATTAAAAACTAGccaaatttcatttaagatcaccttgttaaattttttatctaatacgACAATTGACattgcttatttttaaaaaattattatggatGTTCTATATTAATGGATCAAATCAATAGTACACTAGGTGTcctaattataaagatatgagAGATACTTTGAGACATTATTGGTTGGATCCTATATTTGGCTATGAATCTCCTTGtggatcgaaaatgaaatcACCAACTGGaagtgaaaaatgtttttcatcaTCAAGCTCTTCATTAGACGAACGTCTTTTATACGTATTGTAAGttggtattaaaaatttttaaaatcaagaaaacaaaagtttcagcaaaagattaaattacattaaattttccaatatattattaaattgattttactattaaataaaataatattattttagaccAGAAGAATCTCATAacgaaatatttgatgaaCATTGGGATAGCTCTGAAGATTCGGCCGACGAATTTGATCCTCACggtaaaaaaagatacataaatttaatatttatagtaaatcagaatttaattaattgattgaaaatagtcatttttttataacattcaatatactcataaatattcataatttcttctatatgGTATTCATATAACACAAATTCGTTCGTagcacaaataaaaaaaattgaaaaataattaatatttcttttaataatttaaacataataaatttagtataaaaacatacataatagttttaataaatatatttattaaactatagttattaaaataaatgtcatAGATATTAAAGGTTAGATAAAGTAGTTATGTTtttgttttagaaaataaagaacCAAAAAGGCGAACATTTCCGCCATTCACATTTTATCAGCCATTTGAACAAATATATCGTCCTGCGGATTTCCATGAGGATCGAATTATGACGCGAGTTTTAAAGATGTTACAAAACGGGACTTTAGTTTGGCTATCTAACTACGAGGAAGGTCAATTCGAAGATCCTTAAAGAAGATTGAAATTGAAGTTGCGTTTGATTTGACAGTTGTATAAAGTATAgttcaatgattttttattattacagttaatatattaaacaattttaaaagaatattatctagTTAAACCAAATATCTAGtttaacataacataatatataagataacaatatatagcttcatataatatatgcattatatggaatatataatggaaaatgatttgataattatgatttattaactttattttcatagtttattattggaaaaaaattgaataattgattttatttatgactatattttttttatatatattttttttaatgacttaagtttaattaagttaaattattgaatacaaAAAGGATTGCTAATTAGATCTCTATTACAAAAAatccataattaaaaaattatattttcatataaataaaatgattaaacataaattaataacttttgatgaataaaaaaaaactaaaaatttaataactcaaataatttagataaaatcaatttatttaaaataataatctttattcttCATCCAAATTTATATCTGATTTTATGATAtgtgattaaaaaatgatagaaagaattactaatttatataaattatttcacaaaaatatcatacaagaatgctatttttcattttattaatgtttctatacattgtgatattttattttgactaatatatgaataaatagaaatataaataatttttttttgtataattaatatgaaaaataatcaattcttctaaagttattaaaataattctaaagttatttaaataattatttattttacatacctATTAAATTAAGCATACTTATTTAGCATATTaaagcatatttttataaataatttataatttcaacttcaatttaatattttcaactgtgataagaaatatactccacagatatattattatccataTGCAGTAcacagattaatattaataaacatttttattgtaaataattttaatatcaaaattgtaacatgatatttacaatcatgattttcgttattatatatctaataagttatatgtaaatatttcaattttataacagatctttttacaattaaaaataaataaattttataatataacaaatttttgttaatgaacaaaagaaaaaattatttttcaaaaatgcgCATGTTATAAACGATAccatcgaattaaaaatcttattaattattattatatcacataTAGTTACGATAATGTGTTCTCTTTTTTAGTTGTTTTAATCGTAATGTTATTTGATagtttattgaatattgatattttttatccaattatttattattttattattattttattttctcctttctaaatcttttaaatattttaaatagtaataaaagcAATTAAATAGCAAATCAAGCAAtagtttatttacatatatctcTGAAACATACATTATTTGCACGTAGTTCTGCTTTTcgcaatttttcctttttccttctcttttcttccttttttttcctcgctttcttttctttcgctttcttttcacgtaatattttatctatttatatatataagttaaacATAAAACGAATACAATACGAATTTAAAGATAGTCAAATCTCGTCATAATCATACCTCTAATATACACAGTACATTTACAACATTTACAACATACATCATTTGGAAGCATTGGTAATAGTTTTTCATGTTTCTTCATCATCATATTCTCCAAAATTTTCCTTGattcggaaaaaaaaaatccattatattattaataactctATAACAAGATGCATCACGTTatttgagataaaattattagtataaacGATCGTGATGCATCttgcttatttttaaattctatcgtACCAAGATTCCTCCTTTTTACGCACTTCCTATCCCGATATTCCtgttccttttccttcttcttattttgaCAAGAGCTTTGGAAAAAGGtaaatcgttttcttttcttttctttcttcttcggtTTACGCACCACAAAATTCAGTTCTTTGATAGAATCGTCGCTGCTACTAGTTCGACGATCTATCACGTGatgtttataatcattttctttgCATAATGAACATTCTCCCGTGCAACATTCCTCCATATCCGTACATGAACAAATAATTTCGTCCTTCCATTCCAAATAATCGGTGAAAGTATCTTTGTCCTCTTTGGGTCGCCGCATATGCCTAAATTCgagatgtataaataattcagataaaatattaatagaaatatgcaatatataactgaaaataaaaaattaagaataaatcgcgatatatttgaaatcaattcGATATCgtggattaaataaattttgcaaatttgtgtaaaaggatattaattttaaatactttttcatgATTATGcgattttcaatcaatattattatatatatatataaacgtaaaagaaatgataaaatttggttgcaatgaaattgataaaaaattaaaattgcaatcgcatcgtgaaattattaacttgatgatgaaaaaaagaaaaaaaaagatacgttatcaaaaaaattggcAGATTATGCTTAGTTTCTCTACGATAATTACTTGAATCGCGTACCACGTGCCTTCGTACTATTTCGCTTGTAAAAGTAGTAGGCAGCGACAAGGCAAATGGtaataaagaatagaataagCAAAATTGAACAGTACATCGATGTGTGTGCGATGTAATTATTAGTACTATTATTAGGCTGTCTTGAATGAcgattatctttcttttttaagtcaTGATGATTCTTGTtactgaaataaataaatatgactagtttaaataaaatttattgctttaaaattatttcattgaaaaaaattattttatataataatcatattaatttatacatagacttgagtattaacaaaaaatcgcTACTCGTTTACACAATCGTTCATTTGATATGtgattaatatgatttaaaaaaaaaagaaaaaaaaacatggcaagattgaaaaattgttacacTTTAGCATGTGCTCCCGTTGCTGCAACTGCTTTtccaacttttttattttgtgttttagaatttttctgctttcttttctttttttttttcttgttttttttatgagCTTGTGCATTTTTATCCTTTCCCGAGGTATGCCTTTTCGACACTCTGTGTCCTGGAAATTCTAACGTATCTGCTAAATTCTCTGTATCGAAGTAGTCAATACTCTCGCGATTTTCTCTCACGTACTTTGCCAAATCTGGTCGTCCTAACCATCTTAATATCATTTCCATCGTTGTCCTTCCACTTGGTCTCGCATTTGCtacgaagaaattatttttcatgaagaatttaaaattcgattaatttctttaatttcttttaaaaaaaatagaatggaCTAATTATTGAAGATAGTATAATAGGacacgattaataataatagaaaataaataatacatcaaCGGATATGTTCACCTATCTCTACATCTttgattctaattatttttacttggaAAATCTTGGCTCCACTCTTCAAGATTAAGAAGACATTCTTTCGACAATGTCGACATTCCAGTGAAATCTTTATTCATTAAAGTTTCATACTTTTTCACTCTACGTTCCGTTTTCATCGGAGTTACTTCGTATATAGCTTGTACAAGTTGCAAACATTCTACAGGGTTTAACAAGTTCGACAGATATATGAGTTCGTTCTCTTTTATATTGGCGATACATtgtacgaaaaatttttccttaaacattaattaaaaatgaaattaattcaaacacATGATATCatgtaatttttgcaatataacatctttttaaaaaacaattatataaaatatttcaaattaatatttcaaatttctaataatatttatccttctttcttgaaatgaattacaaaaatttcatatgaaatgataattaatattgcaaaagTTACAGTTAGAATTGTAGAATTGTaaagataatagaaattaaagttaaagaacaaatataacaaattctaaaaaattccttAAAGAGGTGTATGATTCAAAACTCAAAGGGCGCCAAACATGATATTGTGcagttaaaaaatcatttgattATCTTCACACTGTCTTATCACAATGTGTCGTCAACGTGTTACGCCATgtgatatgataataatttttattaaatcttgtaaaattaaacgattaaacaatcatagatatttttgtaaaggCTCACCTTGTTTTCGGcaaaaatcacaaataaaatgtaaattgagcatataaatttcattctaaaatGGGCATGTAAAATTCGTATAAATCGGTGAATTACATTTTGTTGTCAGAcgagaaaatacatttttgacAGATCCATAATCGACAGTCGTTTTAATGCTATCGATTACTCAAGCGACTATATCTTTCCTcggttataaatattttaatgaattatttcaaaaccTGATCTATTTgacaaatcatttttaattgcacGTATAATGTGAATTAAACTATGTTCACGTTGTACACATAAGTATTGCAAAACGGATtagtttgaaatatgaaattgatgGATGGAGTTGctcgattgaaaatattttaaaatattctgtttC
Coding sequences:
- the LOC107992841 gene encoding uncharacterized protein LOC107992841 isoform X5, whose protein sequence is MKFICSIYILFVIFAENKEKFFVQCIANIKENELIYLSNLLNPVECLQLVQAIYEVTPMKTERRVKKYETLMNKDFTGMSTLSKECLLNLEEWSQDFPTNARPSGRTTMEMILRWLGRPDLAKYVRENRESIDYFDTENLADTLEFPGHRVSKRHTSGKDKNAQAHKKNKKKKKKRKQKNSKTQNKKVGKAVAATGAHAKVHMRRPKEDKDTFTDYLEWKDEIICSCTDMEECCTGECSLCKENDYKHHVIDRRTSSSDDSIKELNFVVRKPKKKEKKRKRFTFFQSSCQNKKKEKEQEYRDRKKILENMMMKKHEKLLPMLPNDVCCKCCKCTVYIRDKILREKKAKEKKARKKKEEKRRKKEKLRKAELRANNVCFRDICK
- the LOC107992841 gene encoding uncharacterized protein LOC107992841 isoform X6 — encoded protein: MKFICSIYILFVIFAENKEKFFVQCIANIKENELIYLSNLLNPVECLQLVQAIYEVTPMKTERRVKKYETLMNKDFTGMSTLSKECLLNLEEWSQDFPTNARPSGRTTMEMILRWLGRPDLANNKNHHDLKKKDNRHSRQPNNSTNNYIAHTSMYCSILLILFFITICLVAAYYFYKRNSTKARGTRFKHMRRPKEDKDTFTDYLEWKDEIICSCTDMEECCTGECSLCKENDYKHHVIDRRTSSSDDSIKELNFVVRKPKKKEKKRKRFTFFQSSCQNKKKEKEQEYRDRKKILENMMMKKHEKLLPMLPNDVCCKCCKCTVYIRDKILREKKAKEKKARKKKEEKRRKKEKLRKAELRANNVCFRDICK
- the LOC107992841 gene encoding uncharacterized protein LOC107992841 isoform X7, translated to MKFICSIYILFVIFAENKEKFFVQCIANIKENELIYLSNLLNPVECLQLVQAIYEVTPMKTERRVKKYETLMNKDFTGMSTLSKECLLNLEEWSQDFPTNARPSGRTTMEMILRWLGRPDLAKHMRRPKEDKDTFTDYLEWKDEIICSCTDMEECCTGECSLCKENDYKHHVIDRRTSSSDDSIKELNFVVRKPKKKEKKRKRFTFFQSSCQNKKKEKEQEYRDRKKILENMMMKKHEKLLPMLPNDVCCKCCKCTVYIRDKILREKKAKEKKARKKKEEKRRKKEKLRKAELRANNVCFRDICK
- the LOC107992731 gene encoding leucine-rich repeat-containing protein 40-like, which gives rise to MTKEQNSRNLSNNTLLNATAHNIICENDLNILLIQGTDKEIINMTKKEIIENLFLLEKQSHIEYFVTRPVLKLIDLNLCNSQLYDIPNSLKMLKELQYLNLNNNCLSFLSDVICELHQLKKLYVSQNKLNQLPSNLGNLLNLEVLSLNTNYLTNLPDSCARLNKLEILYLNDNKFKWIPNCISKGMKNLQILEFSCNINSKLDFYPLSTNLTTFYAEKNNVCLSFPKWILNSKYKKLETVSLNETRFQTLNLPKKSSISYVKKLLMKQCNLSTEDIETIIIGMTNLEELIIGNGKVCYQNFFTTMPINTKKILSSLKTIDICNTGLSSIPEIINKFTNLSELNLGYNNIFFLPEEICSLKNLSKLIINNNHLTNLPENIGELTLLEELKLRHNYLNELPESIKLLHNLKYIDLYNNEFEMVPEIIFNLPNLKGLDFEQNYFSTECLWYTRCPNYKDMRDTLRHYWLDPIFGYESPCGSKMKSPTGSEKCFSSSSSSLDERLLYVLPEESHNEIFDEHWDSSEDSADEFDPHENKEPKRRTFPPFTFYQPFEQIYRPADFHEDRIMTRVLKMLQNGTLVWLSNYEEGQFEDP
- the LOC107992841 gene encoding uncharacterized protein LOC107992841 isoform X2, which gives rise to MEKFFVQCIANIKENELIYLSNLLNPVECLQLVQAIYEVTPMKTERRVKKYETLMNKDFTGMSTLSKECLLNLEEWSQDFPTNARPSGRTTMEMILRWLGRPDLAKYVRENRESIDYFDTENLADTLEFPGHRVSKRHTSGKDKNAQAHKKNKKKKKKRKQKNSKTQNKKVGKAVAATGAHAKVNKNHHDLKKKDNRHSRQPNNSTNNYIAHTSMYCSILLILFFITICLVAAYYFYKRNSTKARGTRFKHMRRPKEDKDTFTDYLEWKDEIICSCTDMEECCTGECSLCKENDYKHHVIDRRTSSSDDSIKELNFVVRKPKKKEKKRKRFTFFQSSCQNKKKEKEQEYRDRKKILENMMMKKHEKLLPMLPNDVCCKCCKCTVYIRDKILREKKAKEKKARKKKEEKRRKKEKLRKAELRANNVCFRDICK
- the LOC107992841 gene encoding uncharacterized protein LOC107992841 isoform X1 codes for the protein MKFICSIYILFVIFAENKEKFFVQCIANIKENELIYLSNLLNPVECLQLVQAIYEVTPMKTERRVKKYETLMNKDFTGMSTLSKECLLNLEEWSQDFPTNARPSGRTTMEMILRWLGRPDLAKYVRENRESIDYFDTENLADTLEFPGHRVSKRHTSGKDKNAQAHKKNKKKKKKRKQKNSKTQNKKVGKAVAATGAHAKVNKNHHDLKKKDNRHSRQPNNSTNNYIAHTSMYCSILLILFFITICLVAAYYFYKRNSTKARGTRFKHMRRPKEDKDTFTDYLEWKDEIICSCTDMEECCTGECSLCKENDYKHHVIDRRTSSSDDSIKELNFVVRKPKKKEKKRKRFTFFQSSCQNKKKEKEQEYRDRKKILENMMMKKHEKLLPMLPNDVCCKCCKCTVYIRDKILREKKAKEKKARKKKEEKRRKKEKLRKAELRANNVCFRDICK
- the LOC107992841 gene encoding uncharacterized protein LOC107992841 isoform X4, encoding MKFICSIYILFVIFAENKEKFFVQCIANIKENELIYLSNLLNPVECLQLVQAIYEVTPMKTERRVKKYETLMNKDFTGMSTLSKECLLNLEEWSQDFPTNARPSGRTTMEMILRWLGRPDLAKYVRENRESIDYFDTENLADTLEFPGHRVSKRHTSGKDKNAQAHKKNKKKKKKRKQKNSKTQNKKVGKAVAATGAHAKVNKNHHDLKKKDNRHSRQPNNSTNNYIAHTSMYCSILLILFFITICLVAAYYFYKRNSTKARGTRFKHMRRPKEDKDTFTDYLEWKDEIICSCTDMEECCTGECSLCKENDYKHHVIDRRTSSSDDSIKELNFVVRKPKKKEKKRKRFTFFQSSCQNKKKEKEQEYRDRKCVKRRNLGKFWRI
- the LOC107992841 gene encoding uncharacterized protein LOC107992841 isoform X3 — protein: MKTERRVKKYETLMNKDFTGMSTLSKECLLNLEEWSQDFPTNARPSGRTTMEMILRWLGRPDLAKYVRENRESIDYFDTENLADTLEFPGHRVSKRHTSGKDKNAQAHKKNKKKKKKRKQKNSKTQNKKVGKAVAATGAHAKVNKNHHDLKKKDNRHSRQPNNSTNNYIAHTSMYCSILLILFFITICLVAAYYFYKRNSTKARGTRFKHMRRPKEDKDTFTDYLEWKDEIICSCTDMEECCTGECSLCKENDYKHHVIDRRTSSSDDSIKELNFVVRKPKKKEKKRKRFTFFQSSCQNKKKEKEQEYRDRKKILENMMMKKHEKLLPMLPNDVCCKCCKCTVYIRDKILREKKAKEKKARKKKEEKRRKKEKLRKAELRANNVCFRDICK